The DNA window TTAGCATATTGTGGGAAATATGACATCCACTCCATTGATGTCTTTGGTATAACACATCTCAGTTTCaaataaatttgaataaaatgttGTGTTTTAGACAGCCAACCTATACATGATACgttcagatggattttgaggtggCTTACTGTTTACACAGATTTTTGGCAAATAATCTCCCGCCTCATATTAAAGTTAACTCGTAGGACCGACTACAAAATCCTAGAACATAATGCTAAGTTTCAAATGGTTTTAGTGTTTGAATTGGATATAAAACTGGATAAAAGTTCAGAAATAAAGGTAAAGTAGACAAAAGTAAAGACAATTGGAAAAGTAGAAtgcaaaactggaaattgaaaggAAAATTGCTTTGAAATTAAACGGAAACATATGCACACATTTTCAGAAGTCACTCGTTGCTCTCTGACACGAATACTTTGAGTTTTTTTCCTTGTAATGTTACAAAATGAGGCTCCCTAAAACTGAATGTAAACTCTGCTTatatagacataaaaaataaatactactTAACATTCGATTACTCACAGCTTTCCACGTATCAATTCCATGCAAAACTGCTCTTTGGCAACTTCCCCCACGTCTTTGACAACCGCTTGCAGAAAACTACTCCTTTCAACTGCCTGCCTCTCCGACTCTAACTTAGACAATTTAATGTGAAATTTAGTTAAGTACCCAAATAGTTTTCCTGAAGACTTCGACTAGCTCAACTGTCATCATTTTAAACCAATATTCTTTGACACCTCCAATTGCGACTAGCAATCTTTCTCTTAGCCTTTTGACTTCAAAAACTCTTGCATCTTCATTCAATCCTTGGTCAAAAATTCTTGGCCAACACTTACTCCTAAGTAGAAAGAAGATTTTTGAGAAACCATAGTGTGTTAAAAAAATACACACCCTATCATAACCACTTGTAAATAGGTGTCCCATTTTCGGGAAGTACATCCATTTGTCAAACGAAGACTAACCACTAAGACAATGAACTAAAGCATTGAGAATTACATCGTAATTTGCTTGTTTCTGTATAGCTTTGTGTATGATTTTCTACGTGTCTTCATCTCTTGTGTAAGATGAATATGGACAAATTGGTAGTCGTCCCATCCCTTACCAAACCTGAAACGACTCTAAAACCACAGTTGTTGTCACCTTCAACATTTATAATCAGCTCAATGTATTATTGTATAAAATGTGGTATCTCTTCAATGTGTTTGACTTTTGGTAATGATGGTGATGAAGATGGTTTGCTAATACGAGCACTCTTGAAAATACTCTTTTGAGATTTTGGAGTCGAAAAATCTGaaagtgtgagtcaacatattcAAAGTATGAAGGAGATCGTCTTGTAGAATTGTCACTTTGTATCGATTTGACCTTTTAAGAGATGATCTATCGTGTTTCACAAGTGTAACGTCATTTAAAAATGGACATATAAAAAATTTTAAGTGCAAAAATAtgacataaaaaaattgtttgaatttgaaataagagTTAATTTCgtgaattaattatgtaaataaaaaataatttttgtaagaaaactatatttaatttgtcaaaaaatatatatatttatattcatatttttttaagttattgtttaacatttaatttatttttaattattctaatttgAACAGATAAATTATTAGTATTTTGTTAATTTACAtcatattctttttttttgtctattttaatattttgttatatgtgaattttttatattttaaattgtatTTATAGACACGTATCAATTTTTTATTCTCTTATCATCATATCTtgctaatttataatttaatttatattaaaataataattttaataaagtgAGAAGATATGATAAtgggaataaaaaaaataatagatcCAAAGAATTGAGCTAACCCGAATGAAAATATTGAAAATGTAGTGCATGTCGGCACGTCCCCTATGGCCCTACCTATATGATCAACTTTTTTGTCTATAAATGGCTAATTCaactctgttttttttttgttgtcttATTATTTAAACACAAAATTATGATAAATTCTTTTGACAACAAACTAAATcattaaaacaatttaaatatataagAGTGTTTAACATTTTGTAACTTAAAGGGTGTTTTATATTTCTAGTAGTCTCTTCCGAAGAAATCTAAAAAACTCAATTGTCTTTTATTCTTCATCATCTATTATAGAAGGgtgatttttattcaaattttaaataatatataatagatCTTTTattatatttggatcaatagtttATATATTCTATTTGTAatctttattttcataagttATTATATTTAGATTATTGAAACCAcaacttctttctctttttctttttcattatcaCTATTATTAACATGAATCTTTTCTCatcattttatttacttttttctatttttaaatttaagaCTTGATTAGATCGGTCGCCCCttaatttaacttttatttttattttgacctCTTACTtaataaatactatttttaaGTGACCACGAGTATAATTAATCCTATTTTAAATAAGTAGTTTTCAAATACATTTAAATTGTttatctgtgtttttttttttttgtgattttaatgttCTTATTTTATGTATGtgtgaagttttttttttcatcGCATTGTGGTGTTCATTTGGTTCAAATTAACAGCATCATCTTTGAATAAGATGTAATTCATATTCAACCAATAATTTAAGTGTATTCAACATTATAAATCTAAAAACAcgaatatttcaaacaaatcaatttTGTTGTATTTGTAGTCATTGtcatgtaattatatatatatatatatatatatatatatatatatatatatatatatatatatatatatatatatatatatatatatatatatatatatatatatatatatatatatatatatatatatatatatatatatatatatatatatataataaccaattcaggatcatagaaagagaaaccaattcagtccattaaaatcaacaaaatcaaaattcaatggtcgtgattcattgttcttatttctcataataaccaagtattctcacttgagtcgtcccatatatatatatatatatatatatatatatatatatatatatatatatatatatatatatatatatatatatatatatatatatatatatatatatatatatatatatatatatatataaacttgtGATAATAATCTATCAACTGAATAACCAACCAGCTAATCCATTGAGTTAGAAAATTAAGGATTAGTATTCAATATATATCATTGGAAAAAATAAGTAGAAAAGTGTGAGAATAAATacgtttaaaataattaaaatagttaGATAAATAGAAAAAACTGTAGAAATTTATCTaaacaaattatattaaaataaaattagaaattaataaaaataaatatatgaatgaAATATTTAGTGGATTGaatcaaaattatatataatttgttaatggtttaaaaaaagttaaaattttaagTGAGTCTtatcataattttaaaaagaaattgtattttcttataaaatatagttaaatatttaaatttaataaaaacaaattatattaaaattaggtAGTGTATAGAACGAGGGTTCAATTaaatcttttaccaataaatcaacaaataatatatatcatTAAATTTAATTGATGGTCTggattcattaaaaataaaattgagaacatTTGCATATTTCTACACACAATCTTatgtcacttttttttttttttgttggctttataccaccggtttagtctaGTTCGGGGGCAATTTCTGGCATCAAGTAGTTCTATCCCCctccgatcgcagttgcgggggatcgaaccgtgattctccctaccagagttttctttcaaaacaataaccacccatcaataatattataagtAAATTAAAGACAAATTTATTGTGATTTGAGTtaacaaatatttgttaattactttCATAAATTGCTCTCTTTATTTTTTAAACGTGAGATCTTAACAATTTGAACAAACTTTCATGAAGTTACCACTTaacaatattttttgttttgttttaactaGGACGAAAGTAGATAAATAAATTTGTctgtaatatttatttaattatttaattcacTTATTTTGAATTGTATagtaaaattaagaatttttggtgttttatataattattttaaattttaataataataataacaatagagTAGTAGATAAAATAGTAATTGGGCCGTGAATGTGAGTTAGCATGAGTAATGTGGGGAGTGTGAGTGTTAGGCCCAAATAAAGAGAAATAATCAATGAAAGATTAATAAAAGGAGTAAATAGGAAAATAGGGAGAGTTAGTGAAGAACAAAATTTTGAAGAGAACGTGAAAtagagagaaagaggagaagagaagagagtACAATCTAGAACGGAGAAATTTGCTAGTTGAAGGTTTAGAATCACcaaacaaggtaagggtggggttcttctAACCCTATAAAGGGTTGTATAATGGTGGAGAATGATAGAAATTAGGTTATGTGAATTGTATGCCATGAGTTCTTATTGTTTATTTGACGAATCTTTAGGGTTGTTGATTATGATGTTGATAATTGCATTGAAAACCATgaattttgatgattttcgtaTGGGAAAATAAAGGTTTTTGGGGTTTTGAGGGGTAAAGGTTCGTAGCAGCAAAAACAGTAATTTTTAGGTCTGCTacagcgggaaccggttccccaaatGAGGGAACCGAGTTCCCAGACTCCCTGTTacgtaaaaaataaaattttaattagggGAACCGGGTTCCCAAATAAGGGAACCGAGTTCCCAAGAAACAGAAGGTTTTGGGGAACCGGGTTTTCAGAttggggaaccgggttccaccgagttgaaatgattttttataaacttcaaagagccataacttttgactcgggtgtccgtttgacgcgccGTTTCGTCCGTTGAGAAGCTAAAACTATTATCTAAATGATAAAAATCAGTTTGATAACAGTAGCTTAAATATTTACGTGGGGTGATTTAGCGTGTTACaatttggtatcagagcaggtcggtttgTCCGACCAAGTTATCGAGTCGTTGTGTTGTTTAACAATCGAGTATTGTTAACTTGAGTTCTAACCGTTAATTGTGTTGTGATTAGAAGTTTGAGATGGATGGAAGGAATGATGCTGCAATTGCTGCTGCTTTGGAGGCTATGGCTCAGGCATTGGAACATCAACGTCGGCGAGAATGCTGTATCTCGCAGTTTGGCTACTTTCCAGAGAGAGAGTCCGCCTGCCTTCAAGGGTACGTATGATCCTGATGGCGCGTTGACTTggttgaaggagattgagaggatcttCCGTGTGATGTACTGTACTCCAGTACAAAAGGTTTGTTATGGGATTCATATGCTAGCAGTCGAGGTTGATGACTGGTGGCTAGAGGACCTGTCAGAGATTAGAGGCTGCAGGTGAAGATATCACTTGGGCTGTATTCCGTAGGGAGTTTATGAGGAAATATTATCCCGAGGATTTTTGCGGTAAGAAAGAAATCGAGTTCCTCGAGTTGAAGTAAGGAAGTGTGTCGGTTACTTCTTATGCTGCAAAATTTGGTGAGTTGGCTAAGTTTTATCCGCACTATGATGAACCAACTTGTGAGTTTtcgaagtgcatcaagtttgagaatgggttgtgCTCTGAGATCAAGAAGGAAGTTAAATACCAGAAGATTTGTGTCTTCGCTGGTCTGATTGATAGTTGCAGAATTTATGAGGAGGATAATAATGCTTATTACAAGGTTGTCAGTGAGAGAATAGGTAAGCACCAACAAAATTGTGGTAAGCCTTACGATGCTCCAGCTGGAAAAGGTAAACAGAAAGCTGCTCAGGGtcagagaactagtgggggagacgCTCCTGCTAGTATTGTGTGCTTCAAATGTGGAAAACCCGGGCATAAGAGTAACATGTGTATTGCTGAAGTGAGAATGTGTTTCCGTTGTGGTAAGTTTGGGCATGAGATAGCTGATTGTAAACACAAAGAGGTTATATGTTTCAACTGTAACGAGGAAGGACACATCAGTACTCAGTGTCAGAAGCCGAAGAGGGAGCAGCTTGGTGGAAAAGTGCTCGCTTTGGCTGGGACTCAAACAACCAATGAGGATAGGCTTATTAGAGGTACATCCTTCATTAATAgtattcctttaattactattattgatattgGTGCTACACATTGTTTTATTGCTGCTGACTGTGTGAAAAAGTTGAATCTTTAGTTGTCCTCTATGAATAGATAGATGGTTGTCGATCTTCCAACTAAGGGATCGGTAACAACTTCTCTTGTATGCTTAAAGTTTCCCTTGTCGATCTTTGACAGAGACTTTGCTTTTGATTTGATTCGTCTGTCGTTAAGTGGGTTAGATGTGATCTTAGGTATGAACTGGCTAGAGTATAACTATATTCATATTAATTGTTACGACAAGCATGTAAGATTTTCTACTCCTGAAGAGGAGGGAGATGGCTTATTGTCAGCTAGACAGTTGCGACAAGTGATGCAAGTAGAAGAGACTCAGATGTTCTCGTTGATGGTGTCGTTATGAGTGGAGAATCAAGCTATAATTGAGGAGTTGCAAGTAGTACgtgaatttcctgaagttttcgctgatgaaattcctgatgtaccgccGGAAAGAGAAGTTGAATTTTCTATtaatcttgtacctggtaccatAACTttttctatggcaccgtacaggatgtctgcgTCTGAATTGTTAGAATTAAAGAAGCAATTAGAAAAGTTACTTGAGAAGAATTTTGTAAGACCAAGTGTATCGCTGTAGGGAGCcccagtgttgttagtaaagaagaaggatgggagtatgaggctatgtgttgattatagacaattgaaTAAGGTAAccattaagaacaagtatccgctTCCAAGAATAGATGACTTGATGAATCAATTGGTGGGTCCTCGTgtatttagcaagattgatttgaggtcgggttaccatcaaatTAAAGTAAAGGATggagatattcagaagacggctttcagaacacgATATGGGCATTATGAGTATTCGATGATGTAtttcggtgttactaatgcgccGAGAGTATTTATGGAATACATGAACTGTATCTTTCACAACTATCTGGATTTATTTGTAGTGGTGTTTATTGATGACATTTTAATTTACTCTAAATCATATGAAGAGCATGCAGAGCATTTGAGGCTAGTGTTGCAAGTGTTGAAGGAAAGGAAGCTATATGCAAAGTTGTCTAAGTGTAAATTTTGGCTAAaggaggtgagttttcttggtcatgttattTCAGATAGTGGCATTGATGTGGATCCATCGAAAGTAGATGTTGTGCTGCAATGGGAAACTCCAAAGTCGGCTACTGAGATTACAAGCTTCTTGGGGTTAGCTGGTTACTATAGgaggtttattgaaggattttatAAGTTGGCTCTTCCGTTGGCTAAGTAAACTTGTAAGGGTGAGCCTTTTGTATGGGACATTCAATGTGAAGAAAGTTTTACtgaattgaagaagagattgacgtcGGCTCTGGTTTTGACATTACCTGATCCGAGAGAATCTTTTGTAGTATGTTGTGATGCTTcaaagatgggtttaggaggcgTGCTTATGCAGAATGACAAGGTAGTTTCTTATGTGTCAAGGCAGTTGAGAGttcatgaaaagaattatcctacCCATGATTTAGAACTGGTTGCAGTTGTTTTTGTactgaagatttggaggcattatctttatggttatAGATTTAAAGTATTTAGTGACCATAAGGGTTTAAAGTATCTATTCGACCagaaagaattaaatatgagacAACAGAGATGGTTGGAGTTAttaaaagattatgatttcgatttgaattaccatcctggtaaggataATGTCGTAGcagatgctttaagtaggaagacaTTGCATATGTCAGCACTGATGGTTAAAGAGTTGGAATTTATTGATCTATTCAGAGacatgagtttggtatgtgaattgaCACCCAAGAGTGTTATGTTGGGAATGCTGAAGATTAATAACGAGTTTTTGGACCGCATCAAAGAAGCTCAGAAGTTAGACGTGAAATTGCTAGATTCAATGGTTGGAATTGATCAATCTCAGAAGTTACACAATAATTTGTAGCCATGAGTGAATTTCTTCTTGCTCCACCCTCTCCTGCTCAACTCTCACCAAGCGCATATTTGATCATCATCCCTTGCTTCTAAACTTCCAGTCTCATAACCTCAGGTATCACtctaacttcaaaattttcaaaatgtgGGCTTTTCACAAAGATtgtttcaatttaatttaaaacatttGGAACACCCAATTTTTGGATCTTCTATGTACATCCTAAGCACAAAGCTTAAAAATGCTAAAAGAAGAGCTAAAAATTTGGAATATAACAACTTTTCGAAATGTTCTTGATAATGTCAAGATGGAAAATGACAAGATTGATAGGATTCCAAATCATATCAATGATCATGGTGCCTCTGAAACCTTTTTGAATGATGAGAGACATGCCAAAATTGAGCTTGAGCATGCTCTTCACATGGAGGAATTATTTTGGCAGGAAAAGGCTAGAATCAAATGGCATATAGAGGGAGATAGGATCACTACTCTCTTTCACAAATCAACTACTATGTAACTGATCCTGACAAAATTTTAAACCATGTTACCAACTACCATAAGTCTATTTTCACCAAATCACCTATTACCAAGGACGATGGAATCATTGATGAGGTCATTCCCCATCTCATCAATGACAACATCAACAATATGCTAACCTTGATTCCTTCCCATGATGAGATCAAAGTTGTGATTTTTAATCTTAACAAAGACAACTCCCGTGGCCCTGATGGATTTGGTGGTTTTTTTAAAGAGTTTTGGTACATTGTAAACTTGGATGTTTGAAATGTTGTCATTGAGTTCTTTAACACCAATTGGATTCTCCACAAGTTTAACTCCAACAATGTGGTTCTCCTTCCCAAAACCAACAATGCTGCCACTTTAAGGCAATATAGATCAATAGCCATGGTAAAATTTAAATTCAAGATCATATCTAAAGTTTTGGCCAATAGACTTGCCCAAATCCTTCCATATTTGATTTCTAGGGAACAAAGAGGCTTTGTCAATAACAGAAACATCAAGGATTGCATTTGTCTAACTTTAGAAGCGATCAACATTATATGTCCCCTCCTGGTAATTAACTTGGCTATAAAGCTTGACATAGCCAAGGCTTTTGACACTCTAGATTGAAACTTCCTAATTCAGGGCCAAAATTGGTTCATGTCATAAATTTTGTAACTCGATCCATATTATTCTAAAATTTTCTAAGCTCTCAATCTTTATCAATACCAAGCTTGAATGTTTTTTCTCTTGTTCTAGAGGTGTTAGGCATCCCCTCTCATTTTCCGCCTTGTAGAGGAGGTGCTTGGCAAAAGTATTTCTAAGTTGGTTGAAACCAATCAGTTATCCCTCATCAAAggaacaagaaacaaccatattCCCTCtcgctttctctatgatggtgaTGTTATGCTCTTTTGTTCTTGGACCTTTTCAAACATTCATGTGCTCACCAAATTTTTTTGCTAGATATGCTGAGACTTCAGGCTAAATTATCAAacctaaaaaaatcaattatattgtGTCTCCATTTCCCATCTCAAACTGAGTCAAACTACTTCATTTGTAGGTTTCAACATTAGTAATTTACCTTTCCTTTTTCTTGGTGTTCCAATCTTCAAAGGTAAACCCAGAAGATGTCATTTTGAGCCTATCTTAGATAAAATCAAAGTCAACCTGGCCACTTGAAAGGCAAATGTGTTTTCTTTTGCTGGTAGAATTCAGCTGTTAAAAAATGTCCTCTAAAGCATGTTGATTTATTCCATAACCATCTATTCTTGGCTAACTTCCTTGCTTAAGGCAAAGCCATCAGTTTCTAGTTTGATAACTGGTTTAAGGTGGGAAAACTTGATATTTTCCTTCAAATACCTTACCATGTCTCTCTTCATCTCAAATCTCTGGCGCATGACATTATCATCAACCATAGTTGTCACTTATCTTCAGATGTTATATCTCTTTTCCCAAACTTGCCAAACACCATTCCCTCCACTGTTTTGCCCATTCAGCAAAAAGATGACAAGCTTCTTTGGACATACTCAACTTCTGACTGCCTCACTCTCAAAGATGTTATCTCTTCCTAAACGAGGCCAATCCTTCCAAAGATTAGTGTAAGCTCATATAGAACCCTGCTATTCCTCCTTCAAACTCAACCATCATTTGGAGAGTTTTCCACCATAAAATTCCAACTGATGACAATTTGGCTAAAAGAGGCCGTCATCTTTCCTCAATGTGCAGTCTTTGTTTCAAAGCTAGTGAAAATGCACATCATCTTTTTTTGGATTGTCCTTTGTCCTCCAAGATCTGGCACTGGTTTCAAACTACCATTAATCAGGCAGTGGACTTTACTTCCTTTGCTTTTATTCGTAATGTTTGCAAGAAAGGTTATAGTCAACAATGTTCTCTTGTCATTTGTGCAACTATTATTTCCATTCTCAAGACAATATGGCAATGCAACAACAACTCTAGATTTCAAAACAATTCAACAACTTTTCGCAAAGCTATTACAAATGTCATTGCTTATGTTTCTCTAACTAGCAATGGAACCAAGCTTACCACAAGCTCATCCATCattgatttttctgatttgatTGCTTTTAAAATGAATGTGTACCCTTCCAAAGCTCCTACTACCAAAGAAGTCATATGGCGTCTTCCTCTCCATTCTTGAGTTTAAATGTAACACATATGGTTATTCCCTTGGAGTTGCTAGACCTGCTTCTTGTGGAGGTATTTTCAAATCAGCCTCTAACTCTTGTATTGGTGCTTTTGCCTCTTTTCTTGGACCTAACAATTCCTTATATGTCGAGCTTATGAGCATCATCCTAACAATTGAACAACCAATCGAAAGAAAACGAAGATCTCTTTAGATTGAAGCATACTCTTTTATAGCTACCTTAGCTTTCAAGAATCCAAACATAGTGACTTGGAGCCTAAGCATCAGATGGTATAATTGCTTCTCAATGATCAAATCTACAATTTTTGTTATTTCTCACACTTATAATAAGGAAGACAACTATTGTGCTGCCATTCTTACTTCAATTGGTTTAACTCTTAACTTTTTTATCTGGTGAAATTCTCCTCTTTTGACCACTAGAAGTGAGTTTGTCAAAAACATGTTAAGATTGCCTAATTAtagattttccttttttttttttttaattcttgagGATTTTGGTCTTTCCCCCTTCTTTTGTtctcttttttaatatataaagtttatataaaaaaatatacataataaataaaataattatttttaaatttgaaaaaataataatttaattacaaaaaattaatgtaaaaaaaattaaaaatttcacaacaaatttaaaaaaaataaataaataattaaaatatataatggaTAAGATGAaagtaaattaaatatatataatttattgaaatatttatactagatcaataaaataaatttattttaaaaaaataagagcATAGATTCACTAGTGTATTCTTAAAGTATACTTATAGTAAAAAAATAGGTGTGAGATAAAGATTGATATTTACATTCTACCCAAAAAAAATTGTCGAAAATTTAGAGTTCAAAAAACACAAGTCTCTAGAATATAGGAAGTAGAAAGAGAGAGTATAATAACATAGAATCAAGCATCTTCATGATGAGTGAAAAAAAACCATATTTATTCTGTAATTTAATGATTTCATTTATGACATTACTGAATCCAATTTGATTTTCCTAAAATCGTCATACCCCTAAAGGAGAGTGAGTAATGAAAAGTAATAATACCCGTGAACCTAGAGCGAGAATTTAGCTAGTAGCAAATTCGTGATGAAACAAAACCatcatcataaataaataaataaataaaaaaacaaaata is part of the Vicia villosa cultivar HV-30 ecotype Madison, WI linkage group LG2, Vvil1.0, whole genome shotgun sequence genome and encodes:
- the LOC131651257 gene encoding uncharacterized protein LOC131651257, whose translation is MDGRNDAAIAAALEAMAQALEHQRRRECCISQFGYFPERESACLQGIYEEDNNAYYKVVSERIGKHQQNCGKPYDAPAGKGKQKAAQGQRTSGGDAPASIVCFKCGKPGHKSNMCIAEVRMCFRCGKFGHEIADCKHKEVICFNCNEEGHISTQCQKPKREQLGGKVLALAGTQTTNEDRLIRGTSFINSIPLITIIDIGATHCFIAADCVKKLNL